One window of Thermacetogenium phaeum DSM 12270 genomic DNA carries:
- a CDS encoding 4Fe-4S dicluster domain-containing protein has product MGEINLSQVLDENRSFVDRVIAESGQDIRQCYQCAKCSGGCPGSYAMDYLPSQIIRMLMLGMREEVLKSRTIWVCMGCNTCTTRCIRNIEVARVMDTLRQEAIKAGYVEEGKYVMSFNDSFLYTIRTFGRLFEPGMAMMNNIRTGNFMKDMQFGLPLMLKGKAKPFPHRIKGRREIKNIFEKTKREGK; this is encoded by the coding sequence ATGGGCGAGATCAATTTGTCTCAGGTGCTGGATGAGAACAGGTCGTTTGTGGACAGAGTAATTGCAGAGAGCGGCCAGGATATTCGACAGTGCTACCAGTGTGCTAAATGTTCCGGTGGATGCCCTGGCAGCTATGCTATGGATTACCTGCCCAGCCAGATTATCAGGATGTTGATGTTGGGGATGAGGGAGGAGGTCCTCAAATCCAGGACAATCTGGGTGTGCATGGGATGCAACACCTGTACAACTCGCTGCATCAGAAATATTGAAGTAGCACGGGTTATGGATACTCTTCGTCAGGAGGCTATCAAAGCGGGGTATGTTGAGGAAGGCAAGTATGTTATGAGCTTTAATGATTCCTTCCTGTATACAATTCGCACTTTTGGTCGCCTCTTTGAACCTGGTATGGCCATGATGAACAACATACGGACGGGCAACTTCATGAAGGACATGCAATTCGGTCTTCCCTTGATGCTTAAGGGTAAGGCCAAGCCCTTCCCCCACCGGATAAAGGGCCGCCGAGAGATCAAGAACATTTTCGAAAAGACCAAGCGGGAGGGGAAATAA
- a CDS encoding polyprenyl synthetase family protein, which yields MSFQDILKDIHEDLAYVEEELQQYATFSKTVLGESSRRLVLAGGKRLRPAFVLLSGKFFNYDLERVGQLAVAIELIHMATLVHDDVIDGASLRRGLPTVRAEWGDPLALYTGDYLFARALAIISRYGNEQISRLLAAIGLRMCEGEIEQIATAGRIDLRVVEYLRRIKRKTALLFSACCWIGGIACGATAEEAGHLKKYGYYLGMAFQITDDLLDFVSSEQRCGKPVTSDLKQGIVTLPVIYALRDRRSGAKLKEILMKEDKQNSDWEEAFNLIRLSGALGTSWRLCDRYLQKARKELFYLPDLLPRRVMEAITDFIGLREY from the coding sequence ATGAGCTTTCAGGATATCCTCAAGGATATTCATGAAGACTTAGCATATGTTGAGGAAGAATTACAACAATATGCAACATTTTCCAAGACGGTACTGGGTGAATCCTCCCGCCGGCTGGTACTTGCCGGCGGGAAGCGCCTGCGGCCGGCCTTTGTGTTGTTGTCGGGGAAGTTTTTTAATTATGATTTAGAGCGGGTAGGGCAGCTGGCTGTAGCCATCGAGCTGATTCATATGGCTACGCTTGTTCATGATGACGTGATCGACGGGGCTTCCTTACGCCGGGGGCTGCCCACGGTTCGTGCGGAATGGGGAGATCCACTTGCCTTGTATACGGGTGATTATCTATTTGCGCGGGCGCTGGCGATCATCAGCCGCTACGGCAATGAGCAAATCAGCCGCTTGTTGGCAGCCATCGGCCTGCGAATGTGCGAAGGGGAGATCGAACAGATAGCAACTGCCGGCAGGATTGATTTGAGGGTTGTCGAATACCTGCGGCGCATCAAACGGAAGACAGCACTCCTTTTTTCCGCTTGCTGTTGGATTGGAGGGATTGCCTGCGGAGCAACTGCAGAGGAGGCCGGGCACTTAAAAAAATACGGTTATTATCTGGGAATGGCGTTTCAAATAACGGACGATCTGCTCGATTTTGTCAGTAGCGAACAGAGATGTGGGAAGCCGGTGACCAGCGATCTCAAGCAGGGAATCGTTACCCTGCCGGTGATCTATGCCTTGAGGGATAGGCGATCTGGGGCAAAACTTAAAGAAATCCTAATGAAGGAAGACAAGCAGAATTCCGATTGGGAAGAGGCCTTTAATCTCATCAGGTTATCGGGTGCTTTAGGAACTTCCTGGCGGTTGTGTGACCGATATTTGCAGAAGGCGAGGAAGGAGCTTTTTTACCTGCCGGACTTGCTTCCACGCCGGGTTATGGAGGCAATCACCGATTTCATAGGTTTGCGGGAATATTGA
- a CDS encoding menaquinone biosynthesis decarboxylase, with the protein MYRDLRDFISALERKNLLRRIKVEVDPVLEITEITDRVSKAGGPALLFENVKGSSYPVLINTFGSFERMALALGVENLDEIGERISELLSIQELPGGIWDKLKVLPRLAEIASWAPKLVKKAPCQEVVHYEDATLDIFPILKCWPGDGGRYITLPLVFSKDPETGARNLGMYRLQVFDGRTTGMHWHIHKNGAENYRKHQQMGKRMDVAVAIGGDPATIYAATAPLPRGIDEMLFAGFLRRQAVEMVKCLTVDLEVPAEAEIVLEGYVDLAEKRLEGPFGDHTGYYSLPDMYPVFHITCITHRKDAIYPATVVGKPPMEDCFLGKATERIFLPLLKLQLPEIVDINLPLEGVFHNCAIVSIKKSYPGQAKKVMSAIWGMGQMMFTKVIIVVDAHVNVHDMSEVWWRVFNNIDPKRDFLFVEGPLETLDHASPLPAYGSKVGIDATKKGPEEGHPREWPEEITMSDEIKQLVTARWQEYGL; encoded by the coding sequence GTGTACCGGGACTTGAGGGATTTTATCTCAGCGCTGGAACGAAAAAACTTGCTGCGGAGAATTAAGGTAGAGGTCGATCCGGTTTTAGAAATAACGGAGATAACCGATCGCGTAAGCAAGGCAGGAGGCCCGGCCCTCCTTTTTGAAAATGTCAAGGGCTCTTCGTATCCGGTTTTGATTAACACTTTCGGCAGCTTCGAGAGGATGGCTCTTGCCCTCGGCGTTGAGAACTTAGATGAAATTGGAGAAAGAATTTCAGAGCTGCTGTCAATTCAGGAGCTTCCTGGAGGAATCTGGGATAAGCTGAAGGTATTGCCGCGCCTGGCGGAGATCGCCTCCTGGGCTCCGAAACTGGTTAAAAAGGCGCCTTGCCAGGAGGTTGTCCATTATGAAGATGCCACCCTGGACATCTTCCCCATTTTAAAGTGCTGGCCGGGGGATGGCGGTCGCTACATCACTCTCCCCTTGGTTTTTTCTAAAGACCCGGAAACAGGGGCTCGCAATCTTGGTATGTACCGCCTCCAGGTTTTTGACGGAAGGACAACAGGGATGCACTGGCATATTCATAAAAACGGGGCGGAAAACTACCGGAAGCACCAGCAGATGGGCAAGCGCATGGATGTAGCCGTGGCGATCGGGGGCGACCCGGCCACCATCTACGCTGCGACGGCGCCCCTCCCCCGCGGGATTGATGAGATGCTTTTTGCTGGCTTTCTCCGCAGACAGGCGGTAGAGATGGTCAAGTGCCTGACGGTCGACCTAGAGGTGCCAGCAGAGGCGGAGATTGTTCTGGAAGGCTATGTGGATCTTGCCGAAAAGCGGCTGGAGGGCCCCTTTGGAGACCATACAGGTTATTATTCTCTCCCGGATATGTACCCGGTATTTCACATTACCTGCATTACTCACAGAAAGGATGCCATTTATCCAGCCACTGTGGTCGGCAAGCCTCCGATGGAGGATTGTTTCTTGGGAAAGGCAACTGAAAGGATCTTTCTGCCTCTGTTGAAGCTGCAGCTTCCGGAGATCGTTGACATTAATCTGCCTCTAGAGGGGGTTTTTCATAACTGCGCCATCGTTTCGATTAAGAAGAGCTATCCTGGGCAGGCCAAGAAGGTAATGAGTGCCATTTGGGGGATGGGGCAGATGATGTTTACGAAAGTGATCATTGTCGTTGATGCTCATGTCAACGTCCATGATATGTCGGAAGTCTGGTGGAGGGTCTTCAATAACATCGACCCGAAAAGAGACTTCCTCTTTGTGGAAGGCCCCCTCGAAACCCTTGACCACGCTTCCCCACTCCCTGCTTACGGTTCAAAAGTGGGGATCGACGCCACGAAAAAAGGCCCTGAAGAGGGGCATCCGAGGGAGTGGCCGGAAGAGATCACCATGTCGGATGAAATTAAGCAGCTGGTCACCGCTAGGTGGCAGGAATATGGGCTGTAA
- a CDS encoding polyprenyl synthetase family protein, producing the protein MGTLFHNQAGEKGGQEQQLLILTGDYLLSSLFHLLCEKQCLFLLERFADLITVMSEGYACREEGKHQQLQRKEGEFVAWLRKQYGAFYGECCALGCLFAGGTPEEQSLMRRFGILLGIAHGAYLAGCKSSSWAVGVLEEALSVLLGLPATAERNELVSFSRGIVQCPTPIV; encoded by the coding sequence ATGGGAACATTATTTCATAACCAGGCGGGGGAAAAGGGAGGGCAGGAGCAGCAGTTGTTGATCCTCACAGGTGATTACCTTCTCAGCAGTCTTTTTCATCTGCTCTGTGAGAAGCAGTGTCTGTTTTTATTGGAGAGGTTTGCCGATTTGATCACCGTAATGAGCGAGGGGTATGCCTGCCGGGAGGAGGGTAAGCACCAACAGCTCCAGCGGAAAGAAGGAGAATTTGTAGCGTGGCTGCGCAAGCAGTACGGCGCCTTTTATGGCGAGTGCTGTGCATTAGGATGCCTCTTTGCCGGCGGCACCCCAGAAGAGCAATCGCTGATGCGGAGGTTCGGCATCCTCTTGGGAATTGCTCACGGTGCTTATCTTGCTGGTTGCAAGTCGTCATCCTGGGCGGTCGGGGTTTTAGAGGAAGCGCTTTCTGTTTTGCTTGGGCTTCCAGCAACGGCTGAGCGCAATGAGCTGGTGTCATTCTCTAGGGGGATTGTTCAGTGCCCTACTCCTATTGTCTAA
- the tatC gene encoding twin-arginine translocase subunit TatC: protein MTGNGAPEKEETMSLVQHLEEFRRVIIISLLAIGIASIGSFFFIEQILKIITRPLDAQGIKLVYTAITEGIFVKFKIALIAGTIFAAPVVLWQGWRFVVPALYPHEKRYLCRLLPASIILFVAGVVFAYFAVFPVAIYVLINLASEFDPMLTISRYLSFTMTFLIPFGLIFELPLVVYFLTKIGVVTPEWLIRNRKYAVVVTFILAAMLTPGPDPLSQLIMAAPILILYEVGIIVAKTVARKKEAKFKELAGEES, encoded by the coding sequence ATGACAGGAAATGGAGCACCTGAAAAAGAAGAAACCATGTCGTTGGTACAGCATCTTGAAGAATTCAGAAGGGTAATAATCATTTCCCTTCTTGCCATAGGTATCGCTAGCATCGGCTCCTTCTTTTTTATCGAGCAGATACTCAAAATAATCACCAGGCCCTTGGATGCTCAGGGTATCAAGCTCGTTTATACAGCCATTACCGAGGGTATCTTTGTCAAATTCAAGATAGCCCTTATTGCAGGGACGATTTTCGCTGCACCTGTTGTTCTCTGGCAAGGCTGGCGTTTTGTTGTACCTGCCCTTTACCCTCATGAGAAGAGGTATCTTTGCCGTCTCCTTCCGGCTTCGATTATTCTCTTTGTCGCCGGTGTGGTGTTTGCTTATTTCGCAGTTTTCCCTGTAGCCATCTATGTATTGATCAATCTTGCCAGCGAATTCGATCCGATGCTCACCATCAGCAGATACCTTTCTTTCACTATGACATTTCTGATCCCCTTTGGGTTGATTTTTGAGCTCCCCCTTGTTGTCTACTTTCTTACTAAGATCGGGGTGGTTACCCCAGAATGGCTGATACGCAACCGGAAGTATGCCGTTGTGGTTACCTTTATTCTCGCAGCCATGCTGACGCCGGGGCCGGATCCCCTCTCTCAACTCATTATGGCGGCACCGATATTGATTCTCTATGAAGTAGGAATTATAGTGGCCAAAACGGTGGCCAGAAAAAAGGAGGCCAAGTTTAAGGAACTGGCAGGTGAAGAAAGTTGA
- a CDS encoding CoB--CoM heterodisulfide reductase iron-sulfur subunit B family protein, with product MPKYALYPGCSLETSGIEYGISSYAVAEVLGIEFIEVPDWNCCGASSAHMTDHLLSLALPARVLALAEALPVSEMVAPCAACHARFAAVEYELGRDENLKQKVNSLLEKPYNGKIRLKSYLDVFANPETLEEIKKRVKKSLNGLKVACYYGCLFVKPPKLMNYADDPENPQAMDDIMRAIGAEPVPWPYKTECCGASLGVTNEDVCTKLCNDILKFARDSGADCVVTACPLCQQNLDMRQVTVEKKYGISYRMPIPFFTQLIGLALGLSPKALGFPKLFVDPAVMLKKVGVA from the coding sequence ATGCCGAAATATGCCTTGTATCCGGGTTGTTCGCTGGAAACCAGCGGTATTGAATACGGGATTTCCAGTTATGCAGTTGCCGAGGTCTTGGGTATCGAATTTATCGAGGTCCCGGACTGGAATTGCTGTGGAGCTTCTTCTGCTCATATGACGGATCACCTTTTGTCTCTTGCCCTTCCAGCACGCGTTCTAGCCCTTGCAGAAGCATTACCGGTATCGGAAATGGTCGCTCCTTGCGCTGCCTGCCACGCAAGGTTTGCCGCCGTAGAATACGAACTCGGCCGTGATGAAAACCTCAAGCAGAAGGTTAATTCCCTGCTGGAAAAGCCTTATAACGGTAAGATAAGATTAAAGAGCTATCTCGATGTTTTTGCGAACCCGGAAACCCTAGAGGAGATAAAAAAGCGGGTTAAGAAGAGCCTGAACGGTTTGAAGGTTGCCTGTTATTATGGATGTCTGTTTGTTAAGCCGCCCAAGTTGATGAACTATGCCGACGACCCGGAAAACCCCCAGGCTATGGACGATATTATGCGGGCGATTGGTGCTGAGCCGGTACCCTGGCCCTATAAAACGGAGTGCTGTGGTGCATCCCTCGGCGTTACGAATGAAGATGTTTGTACTAAGCTTTGTAATGATATTCTTAAATTTGCCAGGGATTCAGGAGCAGATTGCGTTGTTACTGCCTGCCCGCTCTGCCAGCAGAACCTGGATATGCGCCAGGTAACCGTCGAGAAAAAGTACGGAATCAGCTACAGGATGCCGATACCGTTCTTCACTCAATTGATAGGACTGGCTTTGGGGTTGAGCCCGAAAGCCCTGGGATTCCCGAAGTTGTTTGTGGACCCCGCAGTAATGCTCAAAAAAGTAGGAGTGGCATAA
- a CDS encoding UbiX family flavin prenyltransferase, translating to MAPWVIAITGASGAIYAFKTIRALLAAGEKVCLIISEPGARVLREELGWSLKGGVEEFALEIKEKLGCPEEDDSLLCFDCNDIGCCLASGSFLTKGMLIVPCSMATLAGIAAGTSRNLIERAADVTIKERRPLVLVPRETPLNSIHLKNMLALAEIGVHIVPPMPAFYFGPRSIDDLVDYFVSRVLNLVGVKIDPSI from the coding sequence GTGGCTCCCTGGGTTATCGCCATTACCGGAGCATCGGGTGCTATTTACGCATTCAAAACGATCCGGGCGCTGCTGGCGGCCGGTGAAAAAGTGTGCTTGATTATCTCAGAACCTGGGGCGCGGGTGCTCAGGGAGGAGTTGGGATGGTCATTAAAAGGAGGGGTAGAGGAGTTCGCCCTTGAGATCAAGGAAAAATTGGGATGCCCGGAGGAAGATGATTCCCTCCTTTGCTTTGATTGTAATGATATCGGATGCTGTCTTGCCAGCGGATCCTTTCTCACAAAGGGAATGCTGATCGTGCCCTGCAGTATGGCTACGTTGGCCGGGATTGCTGCGGGAACGTCTCGCAATCTGATCGAACGGGCGGCCGACGTCACCATCAAAGAAAGGAGACCTCTGGTTCTTGTCCCTAGAGAAACCCCCCTCAATTCCATTCATTTGAAAAATATGCTGGCACTTGCGGAGATCGGTGTTCACATTGTTCCTCCCATGCCTGCATTTTATTTTGGCCCCCGGAGTATAGACGATCTGGTGGATTATTTTGTTTCCAGGGTTTTGAATCTTGTGGGGGTAAAAATTGATCCCTCAATATGA